One Pirellulales bacterium DNA window includes the following coding sequences:
- a CDS encoding DUF420 domain-containing protein produces the protein MDRLRFDGFLGTRASLMLDVVFLAMFFVLVVLAVSIYLVRNRQRYLLHKRIQLLLGIVLLVTVTLFEADMRLNGWKDRAAASRYYGPMAEPTWLLSTVYKKILGRAEVPGLVFTSLGIHLFFAVTTSLLWIWVIVQALRQFPKPPAPNQHSASHKVWAWTAAIDMGLTALTGWIFYVLAFVA, from the coding sequence ATGGACCGGTTACGCTTTGACGGATTTCTTGGCACCCGCGCGTCGTTGATGCTCGATGTCGTCTTTCTGGCGATGTTCTTCGTGCTGGTCGTTCTGGCAGTGAGCATCTACCTGGTGCGCAATCGGCAGCGCTATCTGTTGCACAAACGCATTCAATTGCTGCTGGGAATCGTGCTCTTGGTGACCGTCACGCTGTTCGAGGCCGACATGCGCCTGAACGGTTGGAAAGATCGGGCCGCGGCGTCGCGATATTACGGACCGATGGCCGAGCCGACCTGGCTGCTGTCGACGGTGTACAAGAAAATACTCGGCCGCGCCGAAGTGCCAGGGCTGGTCTTTACATCGCTCGGCATCCACCTGTTTTTTGCCGTGACGACCAGCCTGCTTTGGATCTGGGTGATCGTGCAAGCACTCCGACAATTCCCCAAGCCGCCGGCGCCCAATCAGCACAGCGCCAGCCACAAGGTCTGGGCCTGGACAGCAGCCATCGATATGGGCCTGACAGCTCTCACAGGCTGGATCTTTTACGTGCTGGCGTTCGTGGCATGA